ATCCGCACCCGTGGCGACGGGACCTGGCCGGTCCCGGGCTGGGACGCGTCGTACGGGTGGGACGGCTTCATCCCGTACGCGGAGCTCCCGCGGGTGCTCAACCCGCCCGAGGGCTATGTGGTGACGGCCAACCAGAGGGTCGTCGGCCGCCAGTACCCGTACCTGATCGGGACGGAGCAGGCCGCCGGCTACCGGAGCCAGCGGATCGTGGAGCTCATCACCGCCGAGTCGAAGCTGGACGTCGACGACATGGCGCGGATGCAGAACGACACGTACAACACCCAGGCGACCACGCTCCTGCCGTCACTCCTCGAGATCGACCTCGGCTCCGGCTACTACGCCGACGGCCAGAAGCTGCTCGCCGACTGGGACCTCAGGCAGGACGCCGACTCGGGTGCGGCCGCCTACTTCGCGTCGGTCTGGCGCAACCTGCTCGCGCGGACCTTCCACGACGACCTTCCGCAGGACGTCTGGCCGAGCGGCGGCGAGCGGTGGTTCGAGGTCGTCCGACGGCTCCTCAACGCTCCCAACAGCATGTGGTGGGACGACCGGACGACCAAGTCCGTGCGCGAGACGCGTGACGACATCCTCCGTACGGCGATGCGCGACGCCCGTGACGACATGACGAGCCGGCAGTCCCTCGACCCGACCCGGTGGACCTGGGGGCGTCTGCACACGCTCACGCTCGAGAACGCGACCCTCGGCACCTCCGGCGTCGGCCCGGTCGAGGGGTTGTTCAACCGTGGGCCGTACGAGCTCGGCGGGGGTTCGGGCATCGTCGACGCGACCGCCTGGGACGCGGCGAAGGGGTACGAGGTCACCGCGGTGCCGTCGATGCGGATGGTCGTCGACCTCGACGACCTCGACCGGTCGCGGTGGATCAACCTGACCGGCGTGTCCGGCCACGCCTACCACCGCAACTACGTCGACCAGACGGAGCTGTGGGCGGAGGGCAGGACCTTGCCGTGGGTCTTCACGGCGAAGAAGGTCGAGGATGCCGCCGAGGACACCCTCACCCTGACCCCCGACCTGGAGGGTTAGAGCGGGTCTCGATCGCTTCGCGCCTCGACCAGCGGTGGTAGGGCCGCCTCGACCAGCGGTGGTAGGGCCGCCTCGACCAGCGGTGGTAGGGCCGCCTCGACCAGCGGTGGTAGGGCCGCCTCGACCAGCGGTGGTAGGGCCGCCTCGACCAGCGGCCCCCCTGCTTCGTTGGTCGAGGCCGGAGCGCCAGCGGAGGATCGAGACCGGCTTCGTCAGCGGGCCGGCAGGATCAGCGTCCGCTCCGGAGTGACGGCGACATCGACGCGCTGGTCGTGGGGCTCCGGACCGACGTCGTCGACGATCTCGTGGTCGTGCACGAGCGCCACCCGGGCCACCTCCGGACGTGCTTGGAGCGCCGCGTCGTAGAACCCGCCCCCACGGCCCAGCCGATAACCGGAGGTGTCGACCGCGAGCGCGGGGACGAGCACCACTTCGACTCGATCCAGGGCGTCCGGGTCGTCGTCCCCGGTGGGCTCCGGGATCCCGAACCGACCGACGGCGAGCGCGTCGCGACCGGTGTAGCGCAGCCACGTCATGCGGCGTCCAGGCAGTGCACGCGGCACCACGACCACGACCCCGTCGGCGAGGAGCCGGTCGAGCAGCGGCCAGGTCGGTGGCTCGCCGGCGATCGACAGGTACGCGGCGACCCGGCGGACTGCGCGCTCGTGGACGACTGCGCTCGCGCGGACGGCGAGTGCCGCCGCGGCCGCCTCCAGCGCCCGCTCGTCGAGCGTGGACCGGCGCTCGAGGAGGACCTCGCGCAGGCGCTGCTTCTCGGTCACACCCCGACGGTAGTGCCTACGATGTTCGGCATGAGCGCAGAGGGACTGACGGCCGCCCGTTCGGCGATGGAGGCGGCTGGTGTCCCGCCCCGAGCGATCGAGGTGTTCGCGCACTACTACGCCGAGCTCGAGGCCGGCGCGACCGGGATGATTCCCGAGGACGAGGTGGACCCGATCGAGGCGCCGCCACGCCTCGCGGACGCCGAGGTGGACGAGGCGACGATCCGCGACGCTCTCGCGCGAACGGTCGTGATCAAGCTGAACGGCGGCCTCGGGACGTCGATGGGCATGGACAAGGCCAAGTCCCTCCTCCCGGTACGCGGGGACCGCTCCTTCCTCGACGTGCTGGCCGCGCAGGTGCTGAGGGTCCGCGAGGTCTACGACGTCGCCCTGCCGCTGCTCCTCATGGACAGCTTCCGCACGCGCGACGACTCCCTCGCGGCGCTCGCGGCCCACCCGGACCTCGAGATCGACGGGCTGCCGCTGGACTTCCTCCAGAACAAGGAGCCGAAGCTCCGCTCCGACGACCTCACGCCGGTGTCGTGGCCGACCGACCCCAACCTCGAGTGGACGCCTCCCGGCCACGGAGACCTCTACACGGCGCTCGACGCCTCCGGTGCGCTCCAGGCGCTGCTCGATGCGGGCTACCGGTACGCGTCGGTGTCGAACTCCGACAACCTCGGCAGCTACCCGAACCCGAGGATGGCGGGCTGGTTCGCCCAGTCGGGTGCGCCGTACGCGGCCGAGGTCTGCCGGCGCACGGCGGCCGACGTGAAGGGCGGCTACCTCGTGCGCCGCAAGTCCGACGGCCGGCTCGTCCTGCGGGAGACGGCGCAGACACCGAAGGAGGACCAGGCCCTCGCCGACGACATCACCCGCCACCGGTGGTTCCACACCAACAACCTCTGGTTCGACCTCGAGGCGCTGGCCGCCGTGATCGAGGAGAGCGACGGAGTCCTCGGCCTGCCGCTCATCCGCAACGTGAAGACCGTGGACCCGACCGACTCCCGGTCGCCCGAGGTCATCCAGATCGAGAGCGCGATGGGTGCCGCGGTCCAGGTCTTCGACGGTGCGGTGGCGATCGAGGTCGAGCGTGAGCGGTTCCTGCCGGTCAAGACCACCGACGACCTCCTTCTCGTACGCTCCGACTTCTACGACCTCGACGACGACTTCCACCTGGTCGCGCGGCGCGACGAAGCCCCGCTCGTGAGGCTCGACAAGGGCTGCTACAAGCTCGTCCACGACTTCGACGCGCGCTTCCCGGCAGGCCCGGTCTCGCTCGTCGATGCGACCGGGTTCACGGTGGCCGGAGACTGGACGTTCGGTGCCGACGTCCGTGTCGTCGGCGACGTCACGGTGCCCGCAGACGGCTCACCAGGGACGATCGACGACGGCACCGTGCTCGAAGGGCCCTAGGCTGTCGCCCATGCGTACCGTCGACGAGCACCTCGCGAAGCTGCTCGACCTGATCGGACCGCTGCAGCCGTACGACCAGCCGCTGCTCGAGTCGCTCGGCCTGCCGCTGGTCGACGACGTGGTGAGCCCGATCGACCTGCCCCGGTTCACGAACTCCGCCATGGACGGGTATGCCGTCCGCGCGGCCGACGTCCAGGGCGCCAACCGGGAGTTCCCGGTGACGCTGCCGGTCGTCGGCGAGCAGGCCGCCGGGTCGAGCACCCCGACAGCGCTCACCTCGAAGACCGCCGTCAAGATCATGACCGGCGCTCCGATCCCGTCCGGCGCCGACACGGTCGTCCCGATCGAGCTCACCGACGGCGGAGACGCGGACGTCCAGATCTTCCAGGCGAGGCGCGCGGGCGAGAACGTGCGTCCGGCGGGGGAGGACGTCGCGGCAGGCGAGATCGTCGCCGAGGCCGGTACGGTGCTCGGCGCTCGTGAGGTCGGCCTCCTCGCCTCGCTCGGGTTCGCGCGGCTCCGGGCACGGCCACGCCCGAGGGTCGTGGTGCTGTCGACCGGGTCGGAGCTCCGGGAGCCTGGCGCGCGCCTCGACTACGACTCGATCTACGACGGCAACTCCTACATGCTCGCGGCGTGCGCCAGGGCCGCGGGCGCGATCGCCTACCGGGTCGGCATCACTTCGGACGATCCGCGTGAGTTCGCCGACGTCCTCAACGACCAGCTCGTCCGCGCCGACCTCGTGGTCACGAGCGGCGGCATCAGCAAGGGGGCGTACGACGTGGTGAAGGCCGCGCTGACCGACGTCGGCACCGTCGAGTTCGCCGAGGTCGCGATGCAGCCGGGCAAGCCGCAGGGCTTCGGGACGGTCGGCGAGGAGAAGACCCCGATCGTCACGCTGCCCGGCAACCCGGTCTCCTCCTACGTCTCGTTCGAGGTCTTCGTACTGCCGATGCTGCGTCGCATGATGGGCAAGCTCCCGTACCGGCGGCCGCTGGTCCAGGCCACGATGACGGAGGAGATCCGCTCGCCCTCCGGCCGCCGGCAGTACCTGCGGGGCTGGTTCGAGGTGTCCTCGCGCGGCGCTCGGGTCACCCCGGTCAGCGGCCCGGGGTCCCACCTCGTCGCCGGACTGTCGCGGGCCAACTGCCTCGTGGTCGTGGACGAGGACGAGACAGCCCTGCACGTCGGTGACACGGCCAAGGTCCTCGTCCTGGACCGGGACTTCTGATGGCCGAGACCCACCCGTCCGCCGAGCCGGAGACCAAGAGGCGGCTGACGCACGTCGACGAGCACGGCGCGGCCCGCATGGTCGACGTCTCGGACAAGGACGAGACGCGTCGGGAGGCGCGCGCCACCGGTTTCGTCCGTACGACGCCGGAGGTCGTCGCGCTGCTGCGTTCCGGTGACGTGCCGAAGGGCGACGCGCTGGGCGTGGCGCGGGTCGCCGGCATCATGGCCACAAAACGGACGCCTGACCTCGTCCCGCTGTGCCACCCCTTGCCGATCACGGGGGTCGAGGTCGACCTCGAGGTCACGGACGACGGCGTGGCGATCACCTCGACGGTCCGCACCCGCGGGCGTACCGGAGTCGAGATGGAGGCGCTCACCTCGGTCAGCGTCGCGGCGCTGACCGTCGTCGACATGATCAAGGCGGTGGACAAGCACGCGGTGATCACCGA
Above is a genomic segment from Mumia sp. Pv4-285 containing:
- the moaC gene encoding cyclic pyranopterin monophosphate synthase MoaC codes for the protein MAETHPSAEPETKRRLTHVDEHGAARMVDVSDKDETRREARATGFVRTTPEVVALLRSGDVPKGDALGVARVAGIMATKRTPDLVPLCHPLPITGVEVDLEVTDDGVAITSTVRTRGRTGVEMEALTSVSVAALTVVDMIKAVDKHAVITDVQVRAKSGGKSGDWSA
- the glp gene encoding gephyrin-like molybdotransferase Glp, which produces MRTVDEHLAKLLDLIGPLQPYDQPLLESLGLPLVDDVVSPIDLPRFTNSAMDGYAVRAADVQGANREFPVTLPVVGEQAAGSSTPTALTSKTAVKIMTGAPIPSGADTVVPIELTDGGDADVQIFQARRAGENVRPAGEDVAAGEIVAEAGTVLGAREVGLLASLGFARLRARPRPRVVVLSTGSELREPGARLDYDSIYDGNSYMLAACARAAGAIAYRVGITSDDPREFADVLNDQLVRADLVVTSGGISKGAYDVVKAALTDVGTVEFAEVAMQPGKPQGFGTVGEEKTPIVTLPGNPVSSYVSFEVFVLPMLRRMMGKLPYRRPLVQATMTEEIRSPSGRRQYLRGWFEVSSRGARVTPVSGPGSHLVAGLSRANCLVVVDEDETALHVGDTAKVLVLDRDF
- a CDS encoding 5-formyltetrahydrofolate cyclo-ligase translates to MTEKQRLREVLLERRSTLDERALEAAAAALAVRASAVVHERAVRRVAAYLSIAGEPPTWPLLDRLLADGVVVVVPRALPGRRMTWLRYTGRDALAVGRFGIPEPTGDDDPDALDRVEVVLVPALAVDTSGYRLGRGGGFYDAALQARPEVARVALVHDHEIVDDVGPEPHDQRVDVAVTPERTLILPAR
- a CDS encoding UTP--glucose-1-phosphate uridylyltransferase, which gives rise to MSAEGLTAARSAMEAAGVPPRAIEVFAHYYAELEAGATGMIPEDEVDPIEAPPRLADAEVDEATIRDALARTVVIKLNGGLGTSMGMDKAKSLLPVRGDRSFLDVLAAQVLRVREVYDVALPLLLMDSFRTRDDSLAALAAHPDLEIDGLPLDFLQNKEPKLRSDDLTPVSWPTDPNLEWTPPGHGDLYTALDASGALQALLDAGYRYASVSNSDNLGSYPNPRMAGWFAQSGAPYAAEVCRRTAADVKGGYLVRRKSDGRLVLRETAQTPKEDQALADDITRHRWFHTNNLWFDLEALAAVIEESDGVLGLPLIRNVKTVDPTDSRSPEVIQIESAMGAAVQVFDGAVAIEVERERFLPVKTTDDLLLVRSDFYDLDDDFHLVARRDEAPLVRLDKGCYKLVHDFDARFPAGPVSLVDATGFTVAGDWTFGADVRVVGDVTVPADGSPGTIDDGTVLEGP